The DNA sequence GATAAGAAAAACCCATCATCCCGGGAAACATTCACAGCACACATGAGTTGGGTCTTATTCTCAGGGTCAAGCCCAAATAACATTGAATCTGTTTTAGAcatacagaaagacacacacatttGTATCATAACATGGTCTGGTATAGGAAATGAAAAGCGGCAATTAGTGGACAACATGACAAAAGCATAGAAATTGTATCATTACCATGTATCAACAGCTTAACGCCGCTCCCTTTCGTCCTCTTATCTTGTTTGGCGGCCTTATAAGACAGTTTACACTCATACTTTCCACTGCTATCCTCCCACTGGACATTCTTCAGAAGTACAGATCTGTTCGGTGAGTTGCGGTCACTGTCCAGAACCTCCACACGACCCTTGTACGGTGACTCTGGGTCAGGCCACAGTCTTGTCATTTGGGTCAAACTTGTAATTTTATGCCAGTAGAGAATGGGATTCTTTGCCACCTGCTGGTCTGGAGTGTGGATGAACTGGCAGTCCATTGAGGCATTCTGAGCCAGTTTATACACAACCTCATGAGGTTTCTGGGTAACTGTCTGGGCCCAGGCTCCTGAGAAAGAAAGTGTATATGGAGGCTCTATGATGAGTCTGAAATTATTGGaa is a window from the Oncorhynchus tshawytscha isolate Ot180627B linkage group LG03, Otsh_v2.0, whole genome shotgun sequence genome containing:
- the LOC112245048 gene encoding uncharacterized protein LOC112245048 — protein: MSKVLMTSNSKRDLWNILSIALIAAGAWAQTVTQKPHEVVYKLAQNASMDCQFIHTPDQQVAKNPILYWHKITSLTQMTRLWPDPESPYKGRVEVLDSDRNSPNRSVLLKNVQWEDSSGKYECKLSYKAAKQDKRTKGSGVKLLIHDSMLFGLDPENKTQLMCAVNVSRDDGFFLSLLQDGSKVFQKTIDPLHPSMSLSVTLSVILPLEKGKNYECQIHLGSTMIMSQPFEQPLEMPAVEKGLPEPVFLFVAILLVPITVLLTLLTALLVLSK